A window of Candidatus Cloacimonadota bacterium contains these coding sequences:
- the thyX gene encoding FAD-dependent thymidylate synthase, translating into MKVTLAGYNIDNSLIQKLDNEAATPEVISAAYARISRSEKTVTELREEALAELPKARKSNQTIVFEMGHASVAEHAVFNFDIIGISRLLTETLETLRFASFTEKSQRYVTFSRDYLIPAELEAPEHAELKVFYLEVMDALFAEYEASFLALKEYRSKGFPDFSKRDLEGMAKEDARYILPLSTKTQLGMTINARSLENLLRRLAESPLLEAHELHKTLLPQAKKVCPSLVRYVEPEFFPGGLPIPRELMDFETPDDDFWGQMIDQTNNSDNMVLASLFYENSRSSWGKCLKYVNNLSDDEREKLWQQFFQGIRPWSKMPRAFEMVDFHFELRMSESCWAQFKRHRVGTIIRQKIPGVRTCIMPDIISRIGRESQWTQLLGKNTKLKKQLSTLNPDLARYASLNGDPVWVLVKMNLREFYHLIRLRCDEHAQWEIRDLAGEMANQLRTKAPMATAFLCGKSDFDAVENLRNQKN; encoded by the coding sequence AAACGGTTACAGAACTGCGTGAAGAAGCGCTGGCGGAACTCCCCAAAGCCAGAAAATCCAATCAGACCATTGTTTTCGAGATGGGGCACGCCTCTGTGGCAGAACACGCGGTTTTCAATTTTGACATCATCGGAATTTCCCGTCTGCTCACGGAAACGCTTGAAACTCTGCGCTTTGCCTCGTTCACCGAAAAATCCCAACGCTACGTGACTTTTTCCCGGGATTATCTGATTCCGGCTGAACTTGAAGCCCCGGAACACGCGGAGCTGAAGGTTTTTTACCTGGAAGTGATGGATGCTCTCTTTGCCGAATATGAAGCCAGTTTTTTGGCTTTGAAAGAATATCGTTCCAAAGGATTCCCGGATTTCTCAAAACGTGACCTTGAAGGCATGGCAAAGGAAGACGCACGCTACATCCTGCCGCTTTCCACCAAAACCCAGCTTGGCATGACCATCAATGCCCGCAGTTTGGAAAATCTGTTGCGCCGCCTCGCTGAAAGCCCGCTTCTGGAAGCTCATGAACTCCATAAAACTCTGCTTCCACAGGCAAAAAAGGTTTGCCCATCTCTCGTGCGTTATGTGGAACCTGAGTTTTTTCCCGGTGGCTTGCCCATTCCCAGGGAGTTAATGGATTTCGAAACTCCGGATGATGATTTTTGGGGACAAATGATTGACCAAACCAATAATTCGGACAATATGGTTTTGGCCAGTCTATTTTATGAAAACAGCCGCAGCAGTTGGGGAAAATGCCTCAAATATGTGAATAACTTATCTGATGACGAAAGGGAAAAACTCTGGCAGCAATTTTTCCAAGGAATCCGGCCTTGGAGCAAGATGCCGCGTGCTTTTGAGATGGTGGATTTTCATTTTGAACTGAGAATGAGCGAAAGCTGTTGGGCTCAGTTTAAGCGCCACCGCGTTGGCACCATAATTCGTCAAAAAATTCCAGGTGTCCGCACCTGCATTATGCCTGATATCATTTCCAGAATCGGAAGAGAAAGCCAATGGACTCAACTACTTGGCAAGAATACGAAACTAAAAAAACAGCTTTCCACCCTTAATCCCGATCTTGCCCGCTATGCCAGCCTGAACGGTGACCCAGTTTGGGTGCTGGTAAAGATGAACCTGCGTGAGTTTTATCATCTTATTCGGCTTCGTTGCGACGAACACGCTCAATGGGAAATTCGGGATCTCGCAGGCGAAATGGCGAATCAATTGCGCACCAAGGCTCCAATGGCAACAGCTTTCCTTTGTGGCAAAAGCGATTTTGATGCCGTGGAAAATTTGCGGAACCAAAAGAATTGA